One Ornithorhynchus anatinus isolate Pmale09 chromosome 2, mOrnAna1.pri.v4, whole genome shotgun sequence DNA segment encodes these proteins:
- the LOC100089279 gene encoding ubiquitin-like protein 5: MIEVVCNHRLGKKVHMKCNSDDAIRDLKKLIAAQTGTRWDKIVLKKWYTIFKNHVTLGDYEIHDGMNLELYYQ; encoded by the coding sequence ATGATCGAGGTGGTGTGCAACCATAGGCTGGGCAAGAAGGTCCACATGAAGTGCAACTCAGACGACGCAATCCGCGACCTGAAAAAGCTGATTGCGGCCCAGACAGGCACCCGCTGGGACAAGATCGTTCTCAAGAAATGGTATACCATCTTCAAGAATCACGTGACTTTGGGAGACTACGAAATCCATGATGGCATGAATTTAGAGCTGTACTATCAGTAG